Proteins from one Bradyrhizobium roseum genomic window:
- a CDS encoding S-(hydroxymethyl)glutathione dehydrogenase/class III alcohol dehydrogenase — MDVRAAVAVAAGKPLEVTTVQLEGPREGEVLVEIKATGICHTDEFTLSGADPEGLFPAILGHEGAGVVVDIGKGVTSVKKGDHVIPLYTPECRQCPSCLSRKTNLCTAIRSTQGQGLMPDGTSRFSIGGKPVHHYMGTSTFANYTVLPEIAVAKIREDAPFDKVCYIGCGVTTGIGAVINTAKVEEGAKAIVFGLGGIGLNVLQGLRLAGADMIIGVDINNDRKAWGERFGMTHFVNPKELGKDLVPHLVDMTKSGADQIGGADYTFDCTGNVTVMRQALEACHRGWGQSIVIGVAPAGAEIATRPFQLVTGRVWKGSAFGGARGRTDVPKIVDWYMQGKIQIDPMITHVMPLNEINNAFELMKRGESIRGVVTF; from the coding sequence ATGGATGTTCGCGCCGCCGTCGCCGTCGCTGCTGGAAAGCCGCTGGAAGTAACGACCGTTCAGCTCGAGGGACCGCGCGAGGGCGAAGTACTGGTCGAGATCAAGGCGACAGGCATCTGTCACACCGACGAGTTCACATTGTCCGGCGCCGATCCGGAAGGACTGTTTCCGGCGATCCTCGGCCATGAAGGCGCAGGCGTCGTGGTCGACATCGGCAAGGGCGTCACCAGCGTCAAGAAGGGCGATCACGTCATTCCGCTGTACACGCCGGAATGCCGGCAGTGTCCGTCCTGCCTGTCGCGCAAGACCAACCTCTGCACCGCGATCCGCTCCACGCAAGGCCAGGGCCTGATGCCCGACGGCACCTCGCGCTTCTCGATCGGCGGCAAGCCGGTTCATCACTACATGGGCACGTCGACGTTTGCGAACTACACGGTGCTGCCGGAGATCGCAGTGGCAAAGATCCGCGAGGACGCGCCGTTCGACAAGGTCTGCTACATCGGCTGCGGCGTGACGACCGGCATCGGCGCCGTCATCAACACCGCCAAGGTCGAGGAAGGCGCGAAAGCGATCGTGTTCGGGCTCGGCGGCATCGGGCTCAACGTGCTGCAGGGGCTGCGGCTCGCCGGCGCCGACATGATCATCGGCGTCGACATCAACAATGACCGCAAGGCGTGGGGCGAACGCTTCGGCATGACGCACTTCGTCAACCCGAAGGAACTCGGCAAGGACCTCGTCCCTCACTTGGTCGACATGACCAAATCAGGCGCGGACCAGATCGGCGGCGCCGACTACACGTTCGACTGCACCGGCAATGTCACCGTGATGCGGCAGGCGCTGGAAGCCTGCCACCGCGGCTGGGGCCAGTCGATCGTGATCGGCGTGGCGCCGGCCGGCGCCGAGATCGCGACGCGGCCGTTTCAGCTCGTCACCGGCCGGGTATGGAAAGGCAGTGCGTTCGGCGGCGCGCGGGGCCGCACCGACGTGCCGAAGATCGTCGACTGGTACATGCAGGGCAAGATCCAGATCGACCCGATGATCACGCATGTGATGCCGCTCAACGAGATCAACAACGCGTTCGAGCTGATGAAGCGTGGCGAGTCGATCAGGGGTGTGGTGACGTTCTAG
- a CDS encoding DMT family transporter — translation MKQDFDKFAARTAPAIFVLLWSTGFIGTKYVINNADPLTYLAIRMALVVVLMAVICAVVRPVWPNRAEIGHSIVAGILVHGVYLGGTAIAISLSIPAGLSALIPGLQPILTSTIANRWLGERVTAVQWGGLLIGLAGVALILHDRPMGGEAGWGWIASAVSLVSITLGTLYQRRYCGGIDWRSGNLVQYIAVTVFFAIGAFLFEQRVVHWTAEFILALAWLAVVLSIGSIGLLYWLIRHQAATSVASLFYLVPAVTALMAFVLFDERLDAIAITGMIACAAAVLLVNRSARA, via the coding sequence ATGAAACAGGATTTTGACAAATTCGCCGCCCGCACGGCCCCGGCGATCTTCGTGCTGCTGTGGAGCACCGGCTTCATCGGCACCAAATACGTCATCAACAATGCCGATCCCTTGACCTATCTGGCGATCCGCATGGCCCTCGTCGTGGTGCTGATGGCCGTTATTTGCGCCGTCGTCCGGCCGGTCTGGCCCAACCGCGCCGAGATCGGGCACAGCATCGTTGCCGGCATTCTGGTGCATGGCGTCTATCTCGGCGGCACCGCGATCGCGATCTCGCTCTCGATACCTGCGGGCCTGTCGGCGCTGATCCCGGGCCTGCAGCCGATCCTGACGTCCACCATCGCCAACCGCTGGCTCGGCGAGCGGGTGACCGCGGTGCAATGGGGCGGGCTGTTGATCGGGCTTGCCGGCGTGGCGTTGATCCTGCACGACCGCCCGATGGGCGGGGAGGCCGGCTGGGGCTGGATCGCATCGGCGGTATCTCTGGTCAGCATCACGCTCGGCACGCTCTACCAGCGGCGCTATTGCGGCGGCATTGACTGGCGCAGCGGCAATCTCGTGCAATACATCGCGGTGACCGTGTTCTTTGCGATCGGCGCCTTCCTGTTCGAGCAGCGCGTGGTGCACTGGACCGCCGAATTCATTCTCGCCTTGGCTTGGCTCGCGGTGGTGCTGTCGATCGGCTCGATCGGCCTGCTGTACTGGCTGATCCGGCACCAGGCTGCGACATCGGTGGCGAGCCTGTTCTATCTGGTGCCGGCCGTGACGGCGCTGATGGCCTTCGTGCTGTTCGACGAGCGGCTCGATGCCATCGCGATAACGGGCATGATCGCATGCGCCGCCGCCGTGCTGCTGGTCAATCGCAGCGCAAGGGCCTAG
- a CDS encoding NAD(P)H-binding protein, translated as MLSTRRIFMLGATGTIGRATVCALVRQGHEVVCFVRPRAGGRWDSASDVSVRRLAGVTVRFGDVGDPASLARDGFRGERFNAVLSCMASRTGEPEDAWAIDHRAHINALGVARDSGVSQFVLLSAICVQKPLLAFQFAKLAFEKVLTESGMNYSIIRPTAFFKSLSGQVERVRRGKPFLIFGDGTLTACKPISDDDLATYLVECLDDERRWNRVLPIGGPGSAVTPRQQGEHLFELFCRPQRFRQVPVAMLDAIIGVLGTAGRMVPSLAKKAEFARIGRYYATESMLLLNPETGRYDPDATPSTGTETLFDFYARLVGGDIAPERGDHAVF; from the coding sequence TTGCTGAGTACCAGACGCATCTTCATGCTCGGAGCGACCGGCACCATCGGTCGTGCGACGGTGTGCGCCCTTGTCCGGCAGGGCCATGAAGTCGTTTGCTTCGTGCGCCCGCGCGCTGGCGGTCGCTGGGATTCGGCGTCCGATGTCAGCGTCAGGCGGCTTGCAGGAGTCACGGTACGGTTCGGCGACGTCGGAGATCCCGCCTCGCTCGCTCGCGACGGATTCCGGGGCGAGCGCTTCAACGCTGTGTTGTCGTGCATGGCCTCGCGAACCGGCGAGCCGGAGGATGCATGGGCAATCGATCACCGGGCACACATCAATGCACTCGGGGTGGCGCGGGATTCCGGCGTTTCGCAGTTTGTACTCCTGTCGGCAATCTGCGTTCAGAAGCCGCTTTTGGCGTTTCAGTTTGCCAAGTTGGCGTTCGAAAAAGTGCTGACCGAATCCGGCATGAATTACTCGATTATACGCCCGACAGCTTTTTTCAAATCGCTGTCGGGACAGGTCGAGCGAGTGAGGCGGGGTAAGCCATTCCTGATATTTGGGGACGGAACGCTGACAGCCTGCAAACCTATCAGCGACGATGATCTCGCCACCTATCTGGTCGAGTGCCTGGACGATGAACGCCGCTGGAACCGGGTACTGCCTATCGGGGGACCGGGCAGCGCGGTAACACCGCGGCAACAAGGCGAGCACTTGTTTGAGCTGTTCTGTCGTCCGCAGCGATTCCGGCAGGTGCCGGTCGCAATGCTCGACGCGATTATTGGCGTTCTGGGGACTGCGGGGCGAATGGTGCCATCGCTGGCGAAAAAGGCGGAGTTCGCACGCATCGGCCGCTACTACGCCACGGAATCGATGCTTTTGCTCAACCCCGAGACGGGTCGCTATGACCCCGATGCGACCCCCTCAACCGGTACCGAGACGCTCTTCGACTTCTACGCAAGACTTGTCGGCGGCGACATAGCGCCCGAGCGTGGCGACCATGCCGTTTTCTAA
- a CDS encoding cryptochrome/photolyase family protein — protein MTALVWYRDDLRISDHLALSAAVKSHSKVAFIYVLDDKAPGIRPPGGAARWWLARSLRALQASLRERGASLVLRKGSAPAVIAALAREIGAEAVYWNEIAQAPHRAVEDQVATALTETGIAVHRFSGDLLASPGEIRNKENRGLRVFTPFWRRVQALGDPPKPLPAPKTLQDVTDIAGDRLEDWDLEPTRPDWAGGLRDTWEPGEASAQASLKAFLDGAIAGYSSDRDRPDRDGTSRLSPHLRFGEISPRQIWHAARFAAAEHPRLSSDIEKFLSELGWREFCRHLLFDIPDLATRNLQPHFDGFPWKQDAKGLKAWQLGQTGYPIVDAGMRELWHTGVMHNRVRMVVASFLVKHLLIDWREGEQWFWDTLVDADAGSNPANWQWVAGSGADAAPYFRIFNPILQSEKFDPDGVYVRRWVPELAALPDKLIHQPWTATPLELGSAGIELGKTYPHPIIDHKAGRERALAAYATIRGG, from the coding sequence ATGACCGCCCTCGTCTGGTACCGCGACGACCTTCGCATCTCCGATCACCTGGCGCTGTCCGCAGCCGTCAAATCACACTCGAAAGTTGCATTTATTTACGTGCTCGACGACAAGGCGCCGGGCATTCGGCCGCCGGGCGGCGCGGCGCGATGGTGGCTGGCGCGGTCGTTGCGCGCCTTGCAGGCGAGCCTGCGTGAACGGGGCGCATCGCTGGTATTGCGCAAGGGATCGGCGCCCGCCGTCATCGCCGCGCTTGCCCGCGAGATCGGCGCCGAGGCCGTCTACTGGAACGAGATCGCCCAGGCGCCGCACCGCGCTGTGGAAGATCAGGTGGCGACCGCGCTGACCGAGACCGGCATCGCCGTTCACCGCTTCTCCGGCGACCTGCTGGCTTCGCCGGGCGAGATCCGCAACAAGGAGAACCGGGGCTTGCGCGTGTTCACGCCGTTCTGGCGGCGGGTGCAGGCGCTGGGCGATCCGCCAAAGCCGCTGCCTGCGCCGAAGACGCTGCAGGACGTGACGGACATCGCCGGCGACAGGCTCGAGGACTGGGACCTCGAACCCACCCGGCCGGATTGGGCCGGCGGCCTTCGCGACACCTGGGAGCCGGGCGAGGCCTCTGCACAAGCCAGTCTCAAGGCGTTCCTCGATGGCGCGATCGCCGGATATTCCAGCGACCGCGACCGGCCCGACCGCGACGGCACCTCGCGACTTTCGCCGCATCTTCGTTTCGGTGAAATCAGCCCGCGCCAGATCTGGCATGCGGCGCGCTTCGCTGCGGCCGAACACCCTCGCCTATCCAGCGACATCGAAAAGTTTCTCAGCGAACTCGGCTGGCGCGAGTTCTGCCGCCACCTGTTGTTCGACATCCCCGATCTCGCGACGCGCAATCTTCAACCTCATTTCGACGGCTTTCCCTGGAAGCAGGACGCGAAGGGGTTGAAGGCATGGCAGCTTGGGCAGACCGGCTATCCCATTGTCGATGCCGGCATGCGCGAGCTCTGGCACACCGGGGTGATGCACAACCGCGTACGGATGGTGGTAGCGTCGTTCCTGGTCAAGCATCTGCTGATCGACTGGCGCGAAGGCGAGCAATGGTTCTGGGATACGCTCGTCGATGCCGATGCCGGGAGCAATCCGGCGAACTGGCAATGGGTGGCGGGCTCGGGCGCCGACGCCGCGCCCTACTTCCGCATCTTCAATCCGATCTTGCAGAGCGAGAAGTTCGACCCCGACGGGGTTTATGTCAGACGCTGGGTGCCGGAGCTGGCGGCTTTACCCGACAAGCTGATCCATCAGCCGTGGACGGCAACGCCGCTCGAACTGGGCAGCGCCGGCATCGAACTCGGAAAGACTTATCCGCATCCAATCATCGATCACAAGGCGGGCCGCGAACGCGCACTGGCCGCCTACGCCACGATCCGCGGAGGCTAG
- the fabA gene encoding bifunctional 3-hydroxydecanoyl-ACP dehydratase/trans-2-decenoyl-ACP isomerase codes for MSNPRDFHAPQSSYTKEDLLKSSEGGYFGPGNAQLPAPPMLMIDRITEISLDGGAFGKGHVVGELDIEPRLWFFDCYFNGDPVMPGSLGLDAMWQIIGYWLGWSGSPGKGRAVGVGEVTLQGAVKPDIKRVRYEVNMRQVRRGRLALGIADGSVFADGVRVFLARDMRVGMIASAT; via the coding sequence TTGTCCAATCCTCGCGATTTCCACGCCCCGCAGTCATCCTACACCAAGGAGGATCTGCTCAAATCAAGCGAGGGCGGTTATTTCGGCCCTGGCAATGCGCAACTGCCCGCGCCGCCCATGCTGATGATCGACCGCATCACCGAGATCAGCCTGGACGGCGGCGCGTTCGGCAAAGGACATGTCGTCGGTGAGTTGGATATCGAGCCGCGCCTGTGGTTCTTCGACTGTTACTTTAACGGCGATCCGGTGATGCCGGGCTCTCTCGGCCTCGACGCCATGTGGCAGATCATCGGCTACTGGCTCGGCTGGTCAGGCTCGCCCGGCAAGGGTCGCGCGGTCGGCGTCGGCGAGGTGACCCTCCAGGGCGCCGTCAAGCCGGACATCAAGCGCGTGCGCTACGAGGTCAACATGCGCCAGGTCCGGCGCGGCCGGCTGGCGCTTGGAATCGCCGACGGCAGCGTATTCGCGGATGGCGTCCGTGTCTTCCTCGCCCGGGATATGCGGGTCGGAATGATCGCATCCGCCACATAG
- a CDS encoding GrlR family regulatory protein, translated as MKNGLYSIHVTLLDGRIGKGSGVILFRDGQILGGDAYLFYTGSYTVKGDNFKGEVLVQRHTTPRDNDNPLFGGPSPVGIGVSGTFTDTRGNMNGTALVGKASQIFNATLHKLADIN; from the coding sequence ATGAAGAACGGGCTCTATTCGATCCACGTCACCCTGCTCGATGGGCGCATCGGCAAGGGCAGCGGGGTCATTTTGTTCCGCGACGGCCAGATCCTCGGTGGCGACGCCTACCTGTTTTACACCGGCAGCTACACCGTGAAGGGTGACAATTTCAAAGGCGAGGTGCTGGTGCAGCGCCATACGACGCCGCGCGACAATGACAATCCGCTGTTCGGTGGCCCCAGTCCGGTCGGCATCGGCGTATCCGGAACCTTCACCGACACCCGCGGCAACATGAACGGGACGGCGCTCGTCGGCAAAGCCAGCCAGATTTTCAACGCCACGCTGCACAAGCTGGCGGATATCAATTAG
- a CDS encoding cupin domain-containing protein: MSGAIDLSEKLSSFSAHWSPHTVTQFNDCDVMVVKVKGEFVWHKHDDTDDFFLVLKGLLDIQLRDRTITLGPGQMYVVPKGVEHRPVAREEAHLLLIEPTGTPNTGDAATAAPRSTV; the protein is encoded by the coding sequence ATGTCCGGTGCAATCGATCTGTCAGAAAAGCTGTCCTCGTTTTCCGCGCACTGGTCACCCCACACGGTGACACAGTTTAACGACTGTGACGTCATGGTCGTGAAAGTGAAGGGCGAGTTTGTCTGGCACAAGCACGACGACACGGACGATTTCTTTCTCGTCCTGAAGGGTTTGCTGGATATTCAACTTCGCGATCGAACCATCACGCTCGGTCCGGGACAGATGTACGTGGTACCCAAGGGCGTCGAGCATCGGCCGGTCGCGAGGGAAGAGGCGCACCTGTTGTTGATCGAGCCGACCGGCACGCCAAACACTGGTGATGCTGCGACAGCCGCACCACGCAGCACTGTGTGA
- a CDS encoding PilZ domain-containing protein, producing MARLVLNAAMKPPSRQIKRGVRRIRQVSAWIVPPGRDAFECQVMDISANGAKIISAMPSQVPDRFELAFTKDDGKHRLCEVVWRRGKMIGVQFG from the coding sequence ATGGCTCGATTGGTGCTGAATGCCGCGATGAAGCCGCCGTCAAGACAGATCAAGCGAGGAGTTCGGCGCATCCGCCAGGTATCGGCGTGGATTGTTCCGCCGGGCCGCGATGCGTTTGAATGTCAGGTGATGGATATCTCGGCCAACGGCGCCAAGATCATATCGGCGATGCCATCGCAGGTGCCGGACCGTTTCGAGCTGGCGTTCACGAAGGACGATGGCAAGCATCGGCTTTGCGAGGTCGTCTGGCGGCGCGGAAAGATGATCGGCGTTCAGTTCGGGTAG
- a CDS encoding alpha/beta hydrolase — MLRGIASSAGVLALGGCASLGATGARYDASSLALEPTLLVATTRKPVNGGRAKPWFGPERATRMTVARAKLVAPDDSRFSLAAAGLGDWRLDAVEPVAAEVGDLLGQTSGGGSDVLIYVHGFKQTFETAALDAAHLADGIKFRGQTMVFSWPSKAGLFDYAYDRESAMWSRDEFERVLNSVATSPAAGRMHIVAHSMGTMLTLESLRQLYARSGDGVADRIGAVVFASPDIDMDVFSSAVVRIGPVGRKITVVAATNDRALALSGRLAGGITRVGAAEKAAIERLGVRVIDASDAGWGVINHDLFLSNAEVRRVIRRSIDTSAA; from the coding sequence TTGCTGCGCGGGATAGCGTCTTCCGCCGGCGTGCTCGCGCTCGGCGGTTGTGCGAGCCTTGGCGCGACCGGTGCACGTTACGACGCTTCGTCGCTCGCGCTAGAGCCGACCTTGCTGGTCGCCACCACGCGCAAGCCGGTCAACGGCGGACGAGCTAAACCGTGGTTCGGGCCGGAGCGCGCAACACGCATGACGGTTGCACGGGCCAAACTGGTGGCGCCGGACGACAGCCGCTTCTCGCTCGCCGCAGCCGGACTCGGAGATTGGCGTCTTGACGCGGTCGAGCCTGTCGCGGCGGAGGTCGGTGACCTTCTCGGGCAAACCAGCGGCGGTGGCTCCGACGTGCTGATCTATGTCCATGGCTTCAAGCAGACATTCGAAACCGCGGCGCTCGATGCCGCGCATCTCGCCGACGGAATCAAATTCCGTGGTCAGACGATGGTGTTCTCCTGGCCGTCGAAAGCGGGACTGTTCGATTATGCCTATGATCGCGAAAGCGCGATGTGGTCCCGCGATGAATTCGAACGCGTGCTCAATTCCGTCGCCACCAGCCCCGCCGCCGGCCGCATGCACATCGTTGCGCACAGCATGGGCACCATGCTGACTCTCGAAAGCCTGCGCCAGCTCTATGCGAGATCTGGCGACGGCGTTGCGGACCGGATCGGCGCCGTGGTGTTTGCTTCGCCCGACATCGACATGGACGTGTTTTCGTCGGCGGTCGTCCGCATCGGACCCGTCGGGCGGAAGATCACCGTCGTCGCTGCGACAAACGACCGCGCGCTGGCGCTGTCGGGGCGATTGGCCGGCGGGATAACGCGGGTCGGAGCCGCCGAGAAGGCGGCCATCGAGCGGCTCGGCGTGCGGGTTATCGATGCGTCCGATGCCGGCTGGGGGGTTATCAATCATGATTTGTTCCTCTCCAATGCAGAGGTGCGGCGGGTGATCCGCCGCTCGATCGATACCTCGGCCGCTTGA
- a CDS encoding putative bifunctional diguanylate cyclase/phosphodiesterase — MNAIANLFRIDAENRELMEAQLAAFSRQVPLLYFILSVNSVALAFTHYGVAPISLTVVLPGLLVGACAIRCLIWLRRRGRAVEPKEAARTLRTTVVLGGILGFAFLSWALSLFPYGDTARHDHVLFFVGITVVSCIFCLMHVRPAALMLTGMVVAPFVIFLIASGDTVQIAIGLNLLLVTFAMVYILTICSRQFAAMVNGEVETRRLSNENFRLANVDSLTNLPNRRQFFHRLTLLAEQARTENRRFVVGVLDLDGFKAVNDLYGHGVGDRVLQAAGQRLMSFSDDTHFIARLGGDEFGIIIDADLDSETILAAGTRVCSALDAPFSVAGIVAQIGGSVGFALAPDAGTTAELLYERADYALYHAKAKCRGQPVIFSHEHEVEIRRLSTIEHTLRTINLEAELSLHFQPIVNVGTGRLIGFEALARWHNSELGNVPPDVFIAVAERTELIGTITQVLLRKALVAARSWPEDLILSFNLSMCDLVSHATILRIVSMIRGSDINPHRIIVEVTETALMQDYEQVQDSLRILRALGLKVALDDFGSGQSSLSYVHQLSLDKIKIDRGFIRNIATQENARNIVKTVIDLCRNLKFECVVEGVETAEQAEIIGLLGCSTMQGYFFAKPMPQSEVEAFIANHCLQDNRRPVAAAG, encoded by the coding sequence ATGAACGCTATTGCAAACCTGTTTCGGATTGATGCCGAGAATCGCGAGCTGATGGAAGCGCAGCTCGCGGCATTTTCGCGCCAGGTCCCGTTGCTTTATTTTATTCTGAGCGTGAATTCGGTTGCGCTGGCGTTCACTCACTATGGCGTCGCGCCGATAAGTCTCACGGTTGTGCTCCCGGGCCTTCTCGTCGGCGCTTGCGCGATCCGTTGCCTGATCTGGTTAAGGCGTCGTGGGCGTGCTGTCGAGCCGAAGGAGGCGGCGCGGACATTGCGAACGACCGTGGTGCTCGGCGGCATCTTGGGATTTGCTTTCCTGTCCTGGGCGCTCAGCCTGTTTCCTTATGGCGACACGGCCCGCCACGACCACGTCCTGTTTTTCGTCGGTATCACGGTCGTGAGCTGCATCTTCTGCCTGATGCATGTGCGGCCGGCGGCACTCATGCTGACCGGCATGGTTGTCGCGCCCTTCGTGATTTTCCTGATTGCCAGCGGCGACACGGTTCAGATCGCCATCGGGCTGAACCTGCTGCTGGTGACCTTCGCGATGGTCTACATCTTGACCATCTGCTCCCGGCAGTTCGCCGCCATGGTCAATGGCGAGGTCGAGACGAGGCGCCTGAGCAACGAAAACTTTCGTCTCGCCAATGTCGACAGCCTCACCAATTTGCCGAACCGGCGCCAGTTCTTCCATCGGCTGACGCTTCTTGCGGAGCAAGCGCGAACGGAAAACCGCAGGTTCGTCGTCGGCGTGCTCGATCTCGACGGCTTCAAGGCGGTCAACGATCTCTATGGACATGGGGTTGGCGATCGGGTGCTCCAGGCAGCCGGCCAGCGTCTCATGTCGTTTTCCGACGACACGCATTTCATCGCCCGCCTCGGCGGCGACGAGTTTGGAATCATCATCGATGCCGACCTCGATTCCGAGACCATTCTCGCGGCCGGCACGAGAGTCTGCTCGGCTCTGGACGCACCGTTTTCTGTCGCCGGGATCGTCGCACAGATCGGCGGTTCGGTCGGCTTTGCATTGGCGCCGGATGCCGGTACGACGGCGGAATTGCTCTACGAGCGCGCCGATTATGCGCTGTACCATGCCAAGGCGAAATGCCGTGGCCAGCCGGTGATTTTCTCCCACGAGCACGAAGTCGAAATCCGCAGGCTCAGCACCATCGAGCACACGTTGCGGACGATCAACCTCGAGGCGGAACTTTCACTGCACTTTCAGCCGATCGTCAATGTCGGAACCGGGCGTCTGATCGGCTTCGAAGCGCTGGCGCGATGGCATAATTCGGAACTCGGCAATGTTCCTCCCGACGTGTTCATTGCAGTGGCGGAGCGTACCGAGCTGATCGGAACGATCACGCAGGTGCTGTTGCGCAAGGCTCTGGTAGCCGCCAGAAGCTGGCCGGAAGATCTGATACTGTCCTTCAATCTTTCCATGTGCGATCTGGTCTCGCACGCCACCATCCTGCGGATCGTCTCAATGATCAGAGGCAGCGACATCAATCCTCACCGCATCATCGTCGAGGTCACCGAGACGGCGTTGATGCAGGATTACGAACAGGTGCAGGATTCACTGAGGATTTTGCGGGCGTTGGGGCTGAAAGTGGCGCTGGACGATTTCGGATCGGGACAATCCAGCCTGAGCTATGTCCATCAATTGTCGCTCGACAAGATCAAGATCGACCGCGGCTTCATCCGCAATATCGCAACGCAGGAGAATGCTCGCAACATCGTCAAGACGGTGATCGATCTGTGCCGCAACCTGAAATTCGAGTGCGTGGTCGAGGGTGTCGAGACGGCGGAGCAGGCGGAGATCATCGGCCTGCTTGGCTGCTCGACCATGCAGGGGTATTTCTTCGCGAAGCCGATGCCGCAGAGCGAGGTCGAGGCGTTCATTGCCAATCATTGCCTTCAGGACAATCGGCGGCCGGTCGCCGCGGCCGGGTGA
- a CDS encoding VOC family protein, producing the protein MPTVTWDHVHLRSPDPEATAAWLENILGGEIIRGPERIDVRLGGANVFIAPVTAGDGVNTPPVTPYQGLDHFGLSVKDIDAVAAEMKAKGVEFTKEPTTIRPGVRICFIRGPQGISIELLERDKKYV; encoded by the coding sequence ATGCCGACCGTTACCTGGGATCACGTCCACCTGCGCAGCCCTGATCCCGAAGCCACAGCCGCCTGGCTGGAAAACATTCTCGGTGGCGAGATCATCCGCGGTCCCGAGCGGATCGACGTGAGGCTCGGCGGCGCCAATGTGTTCATCGCGCCCGTTACCGCCGGCGACGGCGTCAACACCCCGCCGGTGACGCCCTATCAGGGGCTCGACCATTTCGGCCTGAGCGTGAAGGACATCGACGCGGTTGCCGCTGAGATGAAGGCCAAGGGCGTGGAATTCACGAAGGAGCCGACCACCATCCGCCCCGGCGTTCGCATCTGCTTCATCCGCGGTCCGCAGGGCATTTCGATCGAGCTGCTCGAACGCGACAAGAAATACGTCTGA